Proteins encoded within one genomic window of Bacillus thuringiensis:
- a CDS encoding DUF3238 domain-containing protein: protein MVNIVKVRGSVFAPYASLEPIKDLATGRSFEYAGDAREFTPYAVNAKRSRLEQEVNIDFYKREIFTYADACIVTVKITNPDGSTEYQKGETSTENIVCTNIVWGEDEVSFEMRASASNPLNAAAPAADYLLAIRVNKSGTVHVEGVHDGFPCYEFYKQVDFGSFELIYTHDFRETNDTPAALAGEMEYSFKTTV from the coding sequence ATGGTCAATATCGTAAAAGTTAGAGGGAGTGTCTTTGCACCATATGCATCGCTGGAACCTATTAAGGATCTTGCAACAGGAAGATCGTTTGAATATGCTGGAGATGCACGTGAGTTTACACCATACGCTGTGAACGCAAAGCGTTCAAGATTAGAACAAGAAGTGAATATTGATTTTTATAAAAGAGAGATTTTCACATATGCAGATGCTTGTATCGTCACAGTGAAGATTACAAATCCAGATGGATCAACTGAGTATCAAAAAGGAGAAACAAGTACAGAAAACATTGTATGTACTAATATCGTATGGGGCGAGGATGAAGTTTCATTTGAAATGAGAGCAAGTGCAAGTAATCCGTTAAATGCGGCAGCACCTGCAGCTGATTATTTGTTGGCTATACGAGTTAATAAAAGTGGTACTGTGCATGTTGAAGGTGTACATGATGGTTTCCCTTGCTATGAATTTTATAAACAAGTAGATTTTGGTTCGTTTGAATTAATATATACACATGATTTTAGAGAGACAAATGATACTCCAGCAGCACTGGCTGGAGAGATGGAATACAGCTTTAAAACGACAGTCTAA
- a CDS encoding AAA family ATPase: MKINSVYIEELFNIKQQTIYFKEPDVDYFGNLKISIIVGENGTCKTSILKFFAEALALPAASRKYRDSLNKGFNIEYKIDNDDYEIGNCISKEKPLQDTKIRIPNKYPANVIVSTTALNGKFSSKDKVGRYTEYIYSGPLKSATIDILSALRDPGLEKYVKDLISLIGCSVKYRIVMPEEEVLRNIINKKGNRLGISASDSKISDFLKRHESIGSKESDVEEKRLHRRVTIKKSSRKIIINPMDIDDLWMECIEYFNKNNINLDLRIELYNLHSDEWIDIKDMSSGEQAMFDRFFSLLLSIKNNSLVLIDEPETHLHPRWAREYIHMLTKLFSDFKAHIILATHSPFITADVPSECIVGLIKDEGTRDVKQYEVNSATLGGNPVNILDEVFRLNNYTGSFSEEIIKDIKKCLENGDSEKALKMFNDLGVTISKYALFNELKNKLLGDIQ; this comes from the coding sequence ATGAAAATAAATTCAGTATACATTGAAGAATTATTTAATATAAAGCAACAAACAATTTATTTTAAAGAACCAGATGTTGATTATTTTGGGAACTTGAAAATTTCAATTATAGTAGGAGAGAACGGAACTTGTAAAACATCTATACTAAAGTTTTTTGCTGAAGCATTAGCGCTCCCAGCTGCTAGTAGGAAATATAGGGATAGCCTGAATAAAGGGTTTAATATTGAATATAAAATAGATAATGATGATTATGAAATTGGAAACTGTATCAGCAAGGAGAAACCGTTACAGGATACTAAAATAAGGATACCTAATAAGTATCCTGCGAACGTTATTGTATCAACAACCGCACTGAATGGAAAATTTTCAAGTAAAGATAAAGTGGGTCGATATACAGAATACATTTATAGCGGTCCATTAAAATCAGCAACGATTGATATTTTAAGTGCACTTAGGGATCCTGGATTAGAAAAATACGTTAAAGATTTAATAAGTTTAATAGGATGTTCAGTAAAATATCGAATTGTAATGCCTGAAGAGGAAGTGCTGAGAAATATTATAAATAAAAAAGGAAATCGGTTAGGTATTTCTGCAAGTGACAGTAAAATATCTGACTTTTTAAAAAGACATGAGAGTATCGGCTCAAAGGAATCAGATGTAGAAGAGAAACGTTTGCACAGAAGGGTCACAATTAAAAAATCAAGTCGAAAAATTATAATTAATCCAATGGATATAGATGATTTATGGATGGAATGTATCGAATATTTTAATAAAAATAATATTAATCTCGATTTACGTATTGAACTTTATAATTTACATAGTGATGAATGGATTGACATAAAGGATATGAGTTCTGGAGAACAAGCAATGTTTGATAGGTTTTTCTCATTACTATTATCTATAAAGAATAATTCATTGGTTCTTATCGATGAACCAGAAACACATTTACATCCAAGGTGGGCCAGGGAGTATATACATATGTTGACTAAATTATTTTCTGATTTTAAGGCTCATATTATTTTAGCAACTCATTCTCCATTTATTACTGCAGATGTTCCGAGTGAATGTATTGTGGGGTTAATTAAAGATGAAGGTACAAGAGACGTAAAACAATATGAAGTAAATTCGGCGACTTTAGGGGGGAATCCTGTAAATATACTTGATGAAGTTTTTAGGCTTAATAATTACACTGGTTCTTTTAGTGAAGAAATAATAAAGGATATTAAAAAGTGTCTTGAAAATGGGGATAGTGAAAAAGCTTTAAAGATGTTCAATGATTTAGGGGTGACTATTAGCAAGTATGCCTTGTTTAACGAATTGAAAAATAAGTTATTAGGAGATATACAGTAA
- a CDS encoding MarR family winged helix-turn-helix transcriptional regulator, with protein MNQTFNELDLTSLLSLSFSTLITELHDRLSELGFEDIRPAHGFMFKRILPNGATGIELAEYLGISKQAVSKMVDSLDNSGYVTRKTHPTDKRGKIIILTERGLAVMKAKEEIVAEIEQRWIENIGTERMQMLKEDLTTFVTKENTEKLSSNIRPVW; from the coding sequence ATGAATCAAACATTTAACGAGTTAGATCTTACTTCACTTTTATCATTATCCTTTAGTACATTAATTACTGAGCTACATGACAGATTAAGTGAATTGGGATTTGAGGATATTAGACCAGCACATGGATTTATGTTTAAACGCATTCTTCCTAACGGAGCAACTGGTATAGAACTAGCTGAGTATTTAGGGATTTCCAAACAAGCTGTAAGTAAAATGGTGGATTCTCTTGATAATAGTGGCTACGTTACACGTAAAACACACCCTACTGATAAAAGAGGTAAAATCATTATTTTAACCGAACGTGGTTTAGCAGTAATGAAAGCTAAAGAAGAAATAGTAGCTGAAATAGAGCAGCGATGGATTGAAAACATAGGTACAGAACGAATGCAAATGCTAAAAGAAGATTTAACAACATTCGTTACTAAAGAAAATACAGAGAAATTATCATCAAATATACGACCTGTCTGGTAA
- a CDS encoding neutral/alkaline non-lysosomal ceramidase N-terminal domain-containing protein, protein MSKVGVCKVDITPPIGIDFVGYDRETGINNIEERIYGTVFVFEKDEMKTVFISIDNIGMLVEDTNMIREQVESELHVPFEQITVIYTHTHSGPETVGDDTLVQSYKTILVNNVVQGAVTASNNLKLCEVGWGVTTGDIGVNRRERTSDGRAKMGTNIEGVVDKRIGMLAIRNAETKELSGIVVFCTAHPNVLKGDSDVLSADYPGMTREILEKIVNCPVIIVQGAAGNVNAKYRGSREALNQMAYMLSGHVLTMLPTVTYSPIVNLRTVSSTMQMKLKDIPEIDEIRRMARFAEKQWGVNTDEWLTIVLEKYKQGIRQLRIDLEVQLFQVNDGMFSGIPMEPFSETALEMKERLQNELAFFGGYMNGYIGYLPTREEFEYGGYEVELSPVVYGSVTNLLMPPGENTAELVVKRVMELYNA, encoded by the coding sequence ATGAGTAAAGTAGGGGTATGTAAGGTGGATATTACGCCGCCTATAGGTATTGATTTTGTCGGATATGATAGAGAGACAGGCATAAATAATATTGAAGAGCGTATTTATGGGACGGTTTTTGTATTTGAAAAAGATGAAATGAAAACTGTATTTATAAGCATTGATAATATTGGGATGTTAGTAGAAGATACGAATATGATTCGTGAGCAAGTAGAGAGTGAACTTCATGTGCCATTTGAGCAAATAACAGTTATTTATACTCATACGCACTCCGGTCCAGAAACGGTCGGTGATGATACGCTAGTACAGTCGTATAAAACGATTTTAGTAAATAATGTAGTGCAAGGTGCTGTTACTGCGAGTAACAATTTGAAGTTGTGCGAAGTTGGATGGGGTGTTACGACAGGTGATATTGGTGTCAACCGAAGAGAGAGAACATCTGATGGAAGAGCGAAGATGGGAACAAATATAGAGGGTGTTGTAGATAAACGAATTGGCATGTTAGCGATAAGAAATGCTGAAACGAAGGAGCTATCTGGTATTGTAGTATTTTGTACTGCGCATCCGAATGTTTTAAAAGGTGATAGTGATGTATTATCAGCAGATTATCCAGGGATGACGAGAGAGATTCTTGAGAAGATCGTAAACTGTCCTGTTATTATTGTGCAAGGTGCTGCTGGAAATGTGAATGCGAAGTATCGCGGTTCAAGGGAAGCATTAAACCAAATGGCTTACATGCTTAGTGGACATGTATTAACGATGTTGCCAACAGTTACATATAGCCCAATTGTAAATTTAAGGACAGTTTCAAGTACCATGCAAATGAAGTTGAAGGATATCCCTGAAATTGATGAGATAAGAAGAATGGCTCGGTTCGCCGAGAAGCAGTGGGGCGTGAATACGGATGAATGGCTTACTATCGTTTTAGAGAAATATAAGCAAGGTATTCGGCAGTTACGTATTGATTTAGAAGTTCAACTGTTTCAAGTTAATGATGGTATGTTCTCTGGTATACCGATGGAACCTTTTTCAGAGACTGCGTTAGAAATGAAAGAGCGTCTTCAAAATGAACTAGCTTTCTTTGGTGGATATATGAATGGATATATTGGTTACTTACCGACAAGGGAAGAGTTTGAATATGGTGGATATGAAGTGGAATTAAGCCCTGTTGTGTATGGATCGGTTACGAATTTATTGATGCCACCTGGGGAGAATACTGCGGAGTTGGTTGTGAAGAGAGTTATGGAATTATATAACGCGTAA
- the spoVR gene encoding stage V sporulation protein SpoVR, with protein MRASDDKALQYAIAEITEIATGFGLDFYPMRYEICPAEIIYTFGAYGMPTRFSHWSFGKQFFRMKLQYDLGLSKIYELVINSDPCYAFLLDTNSLIQNKLIVAHVLAHCDFFKNNIRFSNTKRDMVESMSATAERVKAYEHKYGKEEVETFLDAVLAIQEHIDPSLMRPKLAWSIDDLEEEVEKKKVSQYDDLWNLDDRNKKRERSNVRKKKKIPPQPEKDLLLFIEEYSRELEDWQRDILTMMREEMLYFWPQLETKIMNEGWASYWHQRILREMDLTSDEAIEFAKLNAGVVQPSKTSINPYYLGIKMFEDIEERYNNPTEEMKRRGVKPGSGRDKIFEVREIEWDVSFLRNYLNKDLVMREDMYLFQRQGKEYKVIDKEWEHVRDQLVNMRTNGGFPYLVVEDGDYLKNGELYIKHSYEGIELDLKYLEKVLPYLHQLWGRTVHMESIVESKGVVFSYDGKMVHRKYV; from the coding sequence ATGAGAGCAAGTGATGATAAAGCACTGCAATATGCGATTGCGGAAATTACGGAAATTGCGACTGGATTTGGGTTAGATTTTTATCCGATGCGTTATGAAATATGCCCAGCGGAAATTATTTATACATTTGGTGCATATGGAATGCCGACGCGGTTTTCACATTGGAGTTTTGGAAAGCAGTTTTTCAGAATGAAATTACAATATGATTTAGGACTTAGTAAAATATACGAACTCGTTATTAACTCTGATCCATGTTATGCCTTTTTATTAGATACGAACTCGTTAATTCAAAATAAATTAATTGTAGCGCACGTGTTAGCGCACTGTGATTTCTTTAAAAATAATATTCGTTTTTCAAATACGAAGCGAGATATGGTAGAAAGTATGTCGGCAACAGCTGAACGGGTGAAAGCATATGAGCATAAGTACGGAAAAGAAGAGGTAGAAACATTTTTAGATGCCGTACTTGCCATTCAAGAACATATTGACCCGTCACTCATGCGCCCAAAACTTGCGTGGAGTATTGATGATTTAGAAGAAGAAGTAGAAAAGAAAAAGGTATCACAATACGATGATTTATGGAATTTAGATGATCGCAATAAAAAGAGGGAACGTTCCAATGTGCGTAAAAAGAAGAAAATCCCACCGCAACCAGAGAAAGATTTACTTCTCTTTATTGAAGAGTATAGCCGAGAGTTAGAAGATTGGCAGCGTGACATATTAACGATGATGCGTGAGGAAATGTTATATTTCTGGCCGCAACTTGAAACGAAAATTATGAACGAAGGCTGGGCATCCTACTGGCATCAACGCATACTTCGTGAAATGGACTTAACATCTGATGAAGCAATTGAATTTGCGAAATTAAATGCAGGTGTAGTTCAGCCATCAAAAACAAGCATTAATCCATACTACCTCGGTATTAAAATGTTTGAAGATATTGAAGAACGGTACAACAATCCGACAGAAGAAATGAAACGAAGAGGCGTAAAACCAGGGTCTGGCCGTGACAAAATCTTTGAAGTACGCGAAATCGAATGGGATGTATCGTTCCTAAGAAACTATTTAAATAAAGATCTTGTTATGCGAGAAGATATGTACTTATTCCAGCGCCAAGGAAAAGAATATAAAGTAATAGATAAAGAGTGGGAACATGTACGTGATCAGCTCGTAAATATGCGTACAAATGGTGGCTTCCCGTACTTAGTAGTAGAAGACGGAGACTACTTAAAGAACGGAGAATTATACATTAAACATAGTTACGAAGGAATCGAGCTCGATTTAAAATACTTAGAAAAAGTATTACCATATCTTCATCAGCTGTGGGGAAGAACGGTGCATATGGAGTCAATTGTAGAGAGTAAGGGCGTTGTGTTTTCTTATGATGGGAAGATGGTGCATCGGAAGTATGTGTGA
- a CDS encoding AAA family ATPase, translated as MKISIIVGENGTCKTSILKFFAEALALPAASRKYRDSLNKGFNIEYKIDNDDYEIGNCISKEKPLQDTKIRIPNKYPANVIVSTTALNGKFSSKDKVGRYTEYIYSGPLKSATIDILSALRDPGLEKYVKDLISLIGCSVKYRIVMPEEEVLRNIINKKGNRLGISASDSKISDFLKRHESIGSKESDVEEKRLHRRVTIKKSSRKIIINPMDIDDLWMECIEYFNKNNINLDLRIELYNLHSDEWIDIKDMSSGEQAMFDRFFSLLLSIKNNSLVLIDEPETHLHPRWAREYIHMLTKLFSDFKAHIILATHSPFITADVPSECIVGLIKDEGTRDVKQYEVNSATLGGNPVNILDEVFRLNNYTGSFSEEIIKDIKKCLENGDSEKALKMFNDLGVTISKYALFNELKNKLLGDIQ; from the coding sequence TTGAAAATTTCAATTATAGTAGGAGAGAACGGAACTTGTAAAACATCTATACTAAAGTTTTTTGCTGAAGCATTAGCGCTCCCAGCTGCTAGTAGGAAATATAGGGATAGCCTGAATAAAGGGTTTAATATTGAATATAAAATAGATAATGATGATTATGAAATTGGAAACTGTATCAGCAAGGAGAAACCGTTACAGGATACTAAAATAAGGATACCTAATAAGTATCCTGCGAACGTTATTGTATCAACAACCGCACTGAATGGAAAATTTTCAAGTAAAGATAAAGTGGGTCGATATACAGAATACATTTATAGCGGTCCATTAAAATCAGCAACGATTGATATTTTAAGTGCACTTAGGGATCCTGGATTAGAAAAATACGTTAAAGATTTAATAAGTTTAATAGGATGTTCAGTAAAATATCGAATTGTAATGCCTGAAGAGGAAGTGCTGAGAAATATTATAAATAAAAAAGGAAATCGGTTAGGTATTTCTGCAAGTGACAGTAAAATATCTGACTTTTTAAAAAGACATGAGAGTATCGGCTCAAAGGAATCAGATGTAGAAGAGAAACGTTTGCACAGAAGGGTCACAATTAAAAAATCAAGTCGAAAAATTATAATTAATCCAATGGATATAGATGATTTATGGATGGAATGTATCGAATATTTTAATAAAAATAATATTAATCTCGATTTACGTATTGAACTTTATAATTTACATAGTGATGAATGGATTGACATAAAGGATATGAGTTCTGGAGAACAAGCAATGTTTGATAGGTTTTTCTCATTACTATTATCTATAAAGAATAATTCATTGGTTCTTATCGATGAACCAGAAACACATTTACATCCAAGGTGGGCCAGGGAGTATATACATATGTTGACTAAATTATTTTCTGATTTTAAGGCTCATATTATTTTAGCAACTCATTCTCCATTTATTACTGCAGATGTTCCGAGTGAATGTATTGTGGGGTTAATTAAAGATGAAGGTACAAGAGACGTAAAACAATATGAAGTAAATTCGGCGACTTTAGGGGGGAATCCTGTAAATATACTTGATGAAGTTTTTAGGCTTAATAATTACACTGGTTCTTTTAGTGAAGAAATAATAAAGGATATTAAAAAGTGTCTTGAAAATGGGGATAGTGAAAAAGCTTTAAAGATGTTCAATGATTTAGGGGTGACTATTAGCAAGTATGCCTTGTTTAACGAATTGAAAAATAAGTTATTAGGAGATATACAGTAA